Proteins encoded within one genomic window of Pongo pygmaeus isolate AG05252 chromosome 4, NHGRI_mPonPyg2-v2.0_pri, whole genome shotgun sequence:
- the IL4 gene encoding interleukin-4 isoform X2 — protein sequence MGLTSQLLPPLFFLLACAGNFVHGHKCDIALQEIIKTLNSLTEQKNTTEKETFCRAATVLRQFYSHHEKDTRCLGATAQQFHRHKQLIRFLKRLDRNLWGLAGLNSCPVKEANQSTLEDFLERLKTIMREKYSKCSS from the exons ATGGGTCTCACCTCCCAACTGCTTCCCCCTCTGTTCTTCCTGCTAGCATGTGCCGGCAACTTTGTCCATGGACACAAGTGCGATATCGCCTTACAAGAGATCATCAAAACTTTGAACAGCCTCACAGAGCAGAAG AACACAACTGAGAAGGAAACCTTCTGCAGGGCTGCGACTGTGCTCCGGCAGTTCTACAGCCACCATGAGAAGGACACTCGCTGTCTGGGTGCGACTGCACAGCAGTTCCACAGACACAAGCAGCTCATCCGATTCCTGAAACGGCTCGACAGGAACCTCTGGGGCCTGGCGGGTTTG AATTCCTGTCCTGTGAAGGAAGCCAACCAGAGTACGTTGGAAGACTTCTTGGAAAGGCTAAAGACGATcatgagagaaaaatattcaaagtgTTCGAgctga
- the IL4 gene encoding interleukin-4 isoform X1: protein MGLTSQLLPPLFFLLACAGNFVHGHKCDIALQEIIKTLNSLTEQKTLCTELTVTDIFAASKNTTEKETFCRAATVLRQFYSHHEKDTRCLGATAQQFHRHKQLIRFLKRLDRNLWGLAGLNSCPVKEANQSTLEDFLERLKTIMREKYSKCSS, encoded by the exons ATGGGTCTCACCTCCCAACTGCTTCCCCCTCTGTTCTTCCTGCTAGCATGTGCCGGCAACTTTGTCCATGGACACAAGTGCGATATCGCCTTACAAGAGATCATCAAAACTTTGAACAGCCTCACAGAGCAGAAG ACTCTGTGCACCGAGTTGACCGTAACGGACATCTTTGCTGCCTCCAAG AACACAACTGAGAAGGAAACCTTCTGCAGGGCTGCGACTGTGCTCCGGCAGTTCTACAGCCACCATGAGAAGGACACTCGCTGTCTGGGTGCGACTGCACAGCAGTTCCACAGACACAAGCAGCTCATCCGATTCCTGAAACGGCTCGACAGGAACCTCTGGGGCCTGGCGGGTTTG AATTCCTGTCCTGTGAAGGAAGCCAACCAGAGTACGTTGGAAGACTTCTTGGAAAGGCTAAAGACGATcatgagagaaaaatattcaaagtgTTCGAgctga